One Mycolicibacter sp. MU0083 DNA window includes the following coding sequences:
- a CDS encoding rhomboid family intramembrane serine protease yields MTVCYRHPDRATALRCTRCDRYICADCMRTAAVGQHCVDCAQAGAASVRRARPVVRAASGVPVVTYALIALSVLAFGAQVSSHQLESDLVLWTPAVAHGQVYRLLTSAFLHYGLPHLLLNMWALYVVGPQLEGLLGRVRFSALYFLSALGGSVAVYLLAPITAATAGASGAIFGLFGATLVVGRRLRMDVRAIGAVIVVNLIFTFTIPNISWQGHLGGLITGSLVAWAYVYPGPAARDRIQLAVSLGLLALFIALIWWRTAELVS; encoded by the coding sequence ATGACCGTCTGCTACCGGCACCCCGACCGGGCCACCGCGCTGCGCTGCACCCGGTGTGACCGTTACATCTGCGCTGACTGCATGCGCACCGCCGCGGTCGGCCAGCACTGCGTGGACTGCGCGCAGGCCGGTGCCGCGTCGGTACGCCGGGCCCGGCCGGTGGTGCGGGCGGCCTCGGGTGTTCCGGTGGTCACCTACGCGCTGATCGCGCTGAGCGTGCTGGCCTTCGGTGCGCAGGTGTCGTCCCACCAGTTGGAGTCCGACCTGGTGCTGTGGACGCCGGCGGTGGCCCACGGCCAGGTGTACCGGTTGCTGACCTCGGCGTTCCTGCACTACGGGTTGCCGCACCTTTTGCTCAACATGTGGGCGCTGTACGTGGTGGGTCCGCAACTGGAGGGCCTGCTGGGCCGGGTGCGGTTCAGTGCGCTGTATTTCCTCAGCGCGCTGGGCGGCTCGGTCGCGGTCTACCTGTTGGCACCGATCACCGCGGCGACCGCCGGCGCCTCGGGTGCCATTTTCGGGCTGTTCGGCGCCACCTTGGTGGTGGGCCGTCGGCTGCGGATGGACGTCCGTGCGATCGGCGCGGTGATCGTGGTCAACCTGATCTTCACCTTCACCATTCCCAACATCAGCTGGCAGGGCCACCTCGGCGGGCTGATCACCGGGTCGTTGGTGGCGTGGGCGTATGTCTATCCGGGTCCGGCGGCCCGCGACCGGATCCAGCTCGCGGTGAGCCTGGGGCTGCTGGCGCTGTTCATCGCGCTGATCTGGTGGCGCACTGCCGAATTGGTCTCCTGA
- a CDS encoding class I SAM-dependent methyltransferase, whose translation MAPRAPRQPFNDVVTGFWSFAAPAYDTRFLQRWVYRPAQDELIAALRARRPARVADIACGTGILADRIERELAPEAVYGVDMSDGMLAEARARSSRVRWLTGAAEQLPFGDGELDAVVCSSAFHFFNQPAAVAEFHRVLAPGGMAAVTAMSPRLSDPIHALTGIRWNPARQPTPSEMSALFTDAGFTVADQHRVARPAWTLAVSDLITVGVKP comes from the coding sequence ATGGCACCCCGGGCACCTCGCCAACCGTTCAACGACGTCGTCACCGGATTCTGGAGCTTCGCGGCCCCGGCCTACGACACCCGGTTTCTGCAGCGGTGGGTGTATCGCCCCGCCCAGGACGAGCTGATCGCCGCGCTGCGCGCCCGCCGCCCGGCCCGGGTCGCCGATATCGCCTGCGGCACGGGCATCCTGGCCGACCGCATCGAACGCGAACTGGCGCCCGAGGCGGTCTACGGGGTGGACATGTCCGACGGCATGCTCGCCGAGGCCCGGGCGCGCTCGTCACGGGTGCGGTGGCTGACCGGTGCCGCCGAACAGTTGCCGTTCGGCGACGGGGAACTCGATGCGGTGGTCTGCAGCTCGGCGTTTCACTTCTTCAACCAGCCCGCAGCGGTAGCCGAGTTCCACCGGGTCCTGGCGCCGGGCGGGATGGCGGCGGTCACCGCGATGAGTCCCCGGCTGTCGGATCCGATCCACGCGCTGACCGGGATCCGGTGGAATCCGGCTCGCCAGCCGACCCCCAGTGAGATGAGCGCGCTGTTCACCGATGCCGGCTTCACCGTTGCCGACCAGCATCGGGTCGCCCGGCCGGCCTGGACGCTGGCGGTGTCGGACCTGATCACAGTCGGCGTCAAGCCGTAG
- a CDS encoding TetR/AcrR family transcriptional regulator, producing the protein MPTPTRRRNLRGHGALLRDEILAAAARVIDGAASEAEVSLRRIAREAGIAAPSVYAHFADLERVLEAVTESSWVQVSDEIAENVQRAVDPRERLLIGCRVYVSFAQRHPLRYALMTQDGQTPPAARRALEAVTRGLLACRGQVPDSESDPASDRIAATLAVALHGVAMLHRSDAPNLWLSDFTTDEVIRTLVDGATLLLADPERV; encoded by the coding sequence GTGCCCACCCCTACCCGTCGGCGCAATCTGCGAGGTCACGGCGCGCTGCTGCGCGACGAGATCTTGGCCGCGGCCGCCCGCGTCATCGACGGTGCGGCCAGCGAGGCCGAGGTGTCACTGCGGCGCATCGCCCGCGAGGCCGGCATTGCGGCGCCCTCGGTGTATGCGCACTTCGCCGATCTGGAACGGGTACTCGAGGCCGTCACCGAATCGAGCTGGGTCCAGGTATCCGACGAGATCGCCGAGAACGTCCAACGCGCCGTCGATCCGCGTGAGCGCCTGCTGATCGGCTGCCGGGTCTACGTCTCCTTCGCCCAACGCCATCCGCTGCGCTACGCCCTGATGACCCAGGACGGCCAGACCCCACCCGCCGCCCGTCGCGCCCTGGAGGCTGTGACCAGGGGATTGTTGGCCTGTCGGGGGCAGGTGCCGGACAGCGAATCCGATCCCGCATCCGACCGGATCGCCGCCACACTGGCGGTGGCGCTGCACGGCGTCGCGATGCTGCACCGCAGCGATGCGCCCAACCTGTGGCTCAGCGATTTCACCACCGACGAGGTGATCCGCACCCTGGTCGACGGTGCGACGTTGCTGCTGGCCGACCCCGAACGGGTCTGA
- a CDS encoding MmpS family transport accessory protein: MNAPQKPRRLRGLLQRLWVVLVIVPVAAVAALTIQRFHGVFGADGAAVAGGTGGEIVSTVPKYVTYEVYGPENTAGMISYVDERAQSREAQFGALPWSITLTTTQPSVFANVMAQGDGPALGCRITVNGELRDEHRTDGHHAATFCVVKAA, translated from the coding sequence ATGAACGCACCGCAAAAGCCACGCCGCCTTCGCGGACTCCTGCAGCGACTCTGGGTCGTACTGGTGATCGTCCCGGTCGCCGCCGTCGCCGCACTGACCATCCAGCGCTTCCACGGCGTCTTCGGCGCGGACGGCGCGGCCGTCGCCGGCGGGACCGGCGGGGAGATCGTCTCCACCGTCCCCAAATACGTCACCTACGAGGTCTACGGCCCCGAGAACACCGCCGGAATGATCAGCTACGTCGACGAGCGCGCCCAGTCCCGGGAGGCACAGTTCGGCGCACTGCCGTGGTCGATCACGCTGACCACCACGCAACCCAGCGTGTTCGCCAACGTGATGGCCCAGGGCGACGGCCCCGCACTGGGCTGCCGGATCACCGTCAACGGCGAGTTGCGCGACGAGCACCGGACCGACGGCCACCACGCCGCGACGTTCTGCGTGGTGAAGGCGGCATGA
- a CDS encoding RND family transporter, translated as MSGHRSARSTGAPRFARLIRACAIPIIAFWVAATAATNLLVPQLEIVGAHNAVSLSPQDAPSVIAMKHIGEKFGEFSSDSVLMIVLEGDEPLGDTDGAAHHYYDRLVASLQADTAHVEHVQDFWGDRVTSAGSQSEDGRAAYVQVHLVGNQGSAQGVESVDAVRELVEHSDPPVGLRPYVTGQAALVADTNEAGDASMVKMTGITLAVIAVMLLVVYRSLGTMLIGLLVVVTEMSMARGLIAVLSDARVFAISTFVVSILTALAIAAGTDYWIFLIGRYHEARNAGEDRETAQNTTLAGVSHVILGSGLTIAGAMLCLHFTRLNYFNTLAVPCALGMFTILLMGLTFAPAVLAVGSRFGLLDPKRATGAGGWRKVGTAVVRWPVPILAAAGAVAAVGVLVLPGYRTSYDNRHYIPADVPSNVGYAAAEKHFTSARMNPDMLMVESDHDMRNPRDMLVLDRIARNIFRVPGIERVQSITRPLGPPMEHGSVPFQISAQGVTMRENLQFLKARLDDTATMADQLSSMATVLDRLHGLSLQLADATHGTDGATHDMAGTMAEVRDSIADFDDQFRPLRNYFYWEPHCINIGVCNAVRSIYDATDGFDKLAENATALAAQMDRVDEITPAIADQIPPMITLTTNMRDLMLTMHSSFSQVVTQLEEMTDTAAVMGQVFDDARNDDMFYLPPEAFDSPDFQRGMELMMSPDGQAARILITHATDPATVEGISHVDAELQAAKEAVKGTPLAKAKFYLGGTAATYADIATGAHYDLLIAAVAAIVLIFVVMLLITRALVASIVIVGTVVLSLASSFGLSVLLWQYVFGIELQWLVIAMSVIVLLAVGSDYNLLVVSRMQEELNGGTGLRTGLIRAMGATGKVVTAAGMVFAFTMIAMIASDLRSVGQIGTTIGLGLLFDTFIVRSLITPSIAALLGRWFWWPINVHRRPAGDPAPAVEAPAARPALGSALGPAPGMPVPAG; from the coding sequence ATGAGCGGCCACCGCAGCGCCCGCAGCACCGGAGCGCCCCGATTCGCCCGGCTGATCCGCGCCTGCGCGATCCCGATCATCGCGTTCTGGGTCGCCGCGACCGCCGCGACCAACCTGCTGGTCCCGCAACTGGAGATCGTCGGCGCCCACAACGCCGTCTCGCTGTCTCCGCAGGACGCGCCGTCGGTGATCGCGATGAAGCACATCGGCGAGAAGTTCGGCGAGTTCAGCTCCGACAGCGTGCTGATGATCGTGCTGGAAGGTGACGAACCGCTCGGCGACACCGACGGAGCCGCGCACCACTACTACGACCGGCTGGTGGCGAGCCTGCAGGCCGACACCGCCCACGTCGAACACGTGCAGGACTTCTGGGGCGACCGGGTCACCTCGGCGGGATCGCAGAGCGAAGACGGCCGCGCCGCCTACGTGCAGGTGCATCTGGTCGGTAATCAGGGGTCGGCGCAGGGCGTGGAATCGGTCGACGCGGTGCGCGAACTCGTCGAGCACTCCGACCCGCCGGTCGGCCTGCGGCCCTACGTGACCGGCCAGGCCGCCCTGGTCGCCGACACCAACGAGGCCGGGGACGCCTCCATGGTGAAGATGACCGGCATCACCCTGGCGGTGATCGCGGTGATGCTGCTGGTGGTCTACCGCTCGCTGGGGACCATGCTGATCGGGCTGCTGGTGGTCGTCACCGAGATGAGCATGGCCCGCGGGCTGATCGCGGTGCTCAGCGACGCCCGCGTCTTCGCGATCTCGACGTTCGTGGTCAGCATCCTGACCGCGCTGGCCATCGCGGCCGGCACCGACTACTGGATCTTCCTCATCGGGCGCTACCACGAGGCGCGCAACGCCGGCGAGGACCGCGAGACCGCGCAGAACACCACGCTGGCCGGCGTCAGCCACGTCATCCTGGGCTCCGGGCTGACCATCGCCGGCGCCATGCTGTGCCTGCATTTCACCCGGCTGAACTACTTCAACACCCTCGCCGTGCCCTGCGCGCTGGGCATGTTCACCATCTTGTTGATGGGGTTGACGTTCGCGCCCGCGGTGCTGGCCGTCGGCAGCCGGTTCGGGCTGCTCGACCCGAAACGGGCCACCGGAGCCGGCGGATGGCGCAAGGTGGGCACCGCCGTGGTGCGGTGGCCGGTGCCGATCCTGGCCGCCGCCGGCGCGGTCGCCGCGGTGGGCGTGCTGGTGTTGCCCGGGTATCGGACCAGCTACGACAACCGGCACTACATCCCGGCCGACGTGCCGTCCAACGTCGGGTACGCCGCCGCCGAGAAACACTTCACCTCGGCGCGGATGAACCCCGACATGCTGATGGTCGAGTCCGACCACGACATGCGCAATCCGCGCGACATGCTGGTGCTGGACCGGATCGCCCGCAACATCTTCCGGGTGCCGGGCATCGAACGGGTGCAGTCCATCACCCGCCCGCTCGGACCGCCCATGGAGCACGGCTCGGTGCCGTTCCAGATCAGCGCGCAGGGCGTGACGATGCGGGAGAACCTGCAGTTCCTCAAGGCCCGCCTCGACGACACCGCGACGATGGCCGACCAGTTGTCGTCGATGGCCACGGTGCTCGACAGGCTGCACGGCCTGAGCCTGCAACTGGCCGACGCCACCCACGGCACCGACGGGGCCACCCACGACATGGCGGGCACCATGGCCGAGGTCCGCGACAGCATCGCCGACTTCGACGACCAGTTCCGCCCGCTGCGCAACTACTTCTACTGGGAGCCGCACTGCATCAACATCGGCGTCTGCAACGCGGTGCGGTCCATCTACGACGCCACCGACGGCTTCGACAAGCTGGCGGAGAACGCCACCGCACTGGCCGCACAGATGGACCGGGTCGATGAGATCACGCCCGCGATCGCCGACCAGATCCCGCCGATGATCACCCTCACCACCAACATGCGCGACCTGATGCTGACCATGCACAGCAGCTTCAGCCAGGTGGTCACCCAACTGGAGGAGATGACCGACACCGCGGCGGTGATGGGCCAGGTGTTCGACGACGCCCGCAACGACGACATGTTCTACCTGCCGCCGGAGGCGTTCGACAGCCCGGACTTCCAGCGCGGGATGGAGCTGATGATGTCGCCGGACGGCCAGGCCGCCCGCATCCTGATCACCCACGCGACCGATCCGGCGACCGTCGAGGGCATCTCGCACGTCGACGCCGAACTGCAGGCCGCCAAGGAGGCCGTCAAGGGCACCCCGCTGGCCAAGGCGAAGTTCTACCTGGGCGGGACCGCCGCCACCTACGCCGACATCGCGACCGGCGCCCACTACGACCTGCTGATCGCCGCGGTCGCGGCCATCGTGCTGATCTTCGTGGTGATGCTGCTGATCACCCGTGCGCTGGTGGCCTCGATCGTGATCGTGGGGACCGTGGTGCTGTCGCTGGCCTCTTCGTTCGGGCTCTCGGTGCTGTTGTGGCAGTACGTGTTCGGCATCGAACTGCAGTGGCTGGTGATCGCGATGAGCGTGATCGTGCTGCTGGCGGTGGGCTCGGACTACAACCTGCTGGTGGTCTCCCGCATGCAGGAGGAGCTCAACGGCGGGACCGGTCTGCGGACCGGGCTGATCCGGGCGATGGGCGCCACCGGCAAGGTGGTGACCGCGGCCGGCATGGTGTTCGCGTTCACGATGATCGCGATGATCGCCAGCGACCTGCGGTCGGTCGGCCAGATCGGCACCACCATCGGGCTGGGCCTGCTGTTCGACACCTTCATCGTCCGCAGCCTGATCACGCCGTCGATCGCGGCGCTGCTCGGCCGCTGGTTCTGGTGGCCGATCAACGTGCACCGGCGACCGGCCGGCGACCCCGCCCCGGCCGTCGAGGCGCCCGCCGCCCGTCCGGCGCTGGGCTCGGCGCTCGGCCCGGCGCCGGGGATGCCCGTCCCCGCCGGCTAA
- a CDS encoding maleylpyruvate isomerase N-terminal domain-containing protein, whose translation MDSRMLADSYRGARDRIGALAVDLSAEQLRLPVPATPAWSVHDVLARLAGGAADVLAQRLDGVPGDAWTARHVAERRGRPVADLLAEWANASPAAEATLPERFTGPNLAADAICHEGDLHEALGLARPDREHWQPFLDVLGHLPGRRLGDTATLVVTDERGQQWRCGTGESVTEVRADCYELLRGLFSRRSRRQIAGWDWSPAPAAHLVDGFGVFGPRDDDQPVPDR comes from the coding sequence ATGGATTCCCGGATGCTCGCCGACAGCTACCGCGGGGCCCGCGACCGGATCGGCGCGCTGGCCGTGGACCTGAGCGCCGAGCAACTGCGCCTGCCGGTGCCCGCCACCCCCGCCTGGTCGGTGCACGACGTGCTGGCGCGCCTGGCGGGTGGCGCCGCGGACGTCCTGGCGCAGCGACTCGACGGGGTCCCGGGCGACGCGTGGACCGCACGGCATGTAGCCGAACGCCGCGGCCGTCCGGTCGCCGACCTGCTCGCCGAATGGGCGAACGCCTCGCCGGCCGCCGAAGCGACCCTGCCAGAGCGCTTCACCGGCCCGAATCTGGCCGCCGATGCCATCTGCCACGAGGGCGACCTGCACGAGGCGCTCGGCCTGGCCCGTCCCGACCGCGAACACTGGCAGCCGTTCCTCGATGTCCTGGGCCACCTGCCCGGCCGGCGACTGGGCGACACCGCGACCCTGGTCGTCACCGACGAGCGGGGGCAGCAATGGCGTTGCGGCACCGGTGAATCCGTCACCGAAGTGCGCGCCGACTGCTACGAGCTGCTGCGCGGCCTGTTCAGCCGGCGGTCGCGGCGCCAGATCGCCGGGTGGGACTGGTCGCCGGCGCCGGCGGCGCACCTCGTCGACGGCTTCGGCGTGTTCGGTCCCCGTGACGACGACCAGCCGGTCCCGGACCGCTGA